In Papaver somniferum cultivar HN1 chromosome 1, ASM357369v1, whole genome shotgun sequence, a genomic segment contains:
- the LOC113287743 gene encoding probable prolyl 4-hydroxylase 9, whose product MKIRNRGSWRGLFRTKLRLPIVLLSCSVFFLAGFFGSTLLSQFQDIDGDVIRSRIHESVVEEKEDKVLEAIPNGDTGDSFVSSIPFQVLSWKPRAVYFPGFASAEQCDHIIKKAKANLRPSSLALRKGETAENTKGIRTSSGTFISASEDPSGTLGHIEEKIAKATMIPRSHGEAFNVLRYEIGQRYLSHHDAFNPTEYGPQKSQRVASFLLYLSDVEEGGETMFPFENGQNMNIGYDYEECIGLKVKPRRGDGLLFYSLYPNGTIDQMSLHGSCPVIVGQKWVATKWIRDQETND is encoded by the exons ATGAAAATAAGGAATAGAGGAAGTTGGAGGGGATTATTTAGAACAAAGCTAAGATTACCTATTGTTTTATTATCATGCTCTGTTTTCTTTCTAGCTGGTTTCTTTGGATCCACTCTTCTTTCTCag TTCCAGGATATTGATGGTGATGTAATTAGATCGAGGATACATGAATCTGTAGTAGAAGAAAAGGAGGATAAAGTGTTAGAAGCAATTCCTAATGGAGATACTGGGGATTCTTTTGTTTCTTCCATTCCTTTTCAG GTTTTGAGCTGGAAACCTCGTGCTGTGTATTTTCCTGGTTTTGCAAGTGCGGAACAATGTGACCACATAATTAAAAAGGCCAAGGCAAATCTTAGACCATCAAGTTTGGCGTTGCGGAAAGGAGAAACTGCTGAGAACACCAAGGGAATAAGAACAAG TTCAGGCACATTTATTAGTGCATCAGAAGACCCGTCTGGAACCTTAGGCCACATCGAGGAAAAGATCGCCAAGGCTACAATGATTCCGAGAAGCCATGGAGAG GCATTTAATGTTCTGCGTTATGAGATTGGGCAGAGATATCTATCTCATCATGATGCATTCAACCCGACTGAGTATGGACCACAAAAGAGCCAAAGG GTAGCTTCCTTTTTATTATATCTTTCTGATGTGGAAGAAGGTGGTGAAACAATGTTTCCTTTTGAG AACGGTCAGAATATGAATATCGGCTATGACTACGAGGAGTGTATTGGCTTAAAAGTGAAGCCTCGTAGAGGGGATGGTCTACTATTCTACTCCTTATATCCAAATGGTACAATTGATCAG ATGTCACTTCATGGGAGTTGTCCGGTGATAGTTGGACAGAAATGGGTGGCTACTAAATGGATCAGAGATCAAGAAACAAATGATTGA
- the LOC113287758 gene encoding molybdate-anion transporter-like: MGIVIENEIWEPKPSLYVFLFFSSFLSIFILPYFSNNPNRSSPSPDLPGGTVSSLTKSSFLRFQRSFLLLYSLASVIQGLQSVFVEFEYAYYGVSRDQMVVTLCIGSLAAILIGTFLGMISDIIGQKKVCVLFGMLHIFVGIWKKFTMHPSAWIVSICTALASSVFSFSFETWTVTEHDKLGHRQDLLSETFWLMTFFESASLIGSQMIGNFLVGMNPKNGTGFPSAVIAFLAFVCIIYIAREWKESSRTAGYGDYKVAFSAVVLGDKRIWLLSCAQACIHFSIAVFWILWAPTIVADGREVNLGLIYPCLLGARMLGSTAVPWFLSGGPSPVRTEDCLIAAFIIAGLTLSIVAYDYQEIGVLVTLFCLFHSCVGLILPSLARLRTTYVPNQLRGGMISLSLAPANAAVLFVLIQGGYSRNLENSTIIAFAALGLFVAAFCMHMLKRSGKQPYQNWHDL; encoded by the exons ATGGGGATCGTAATAGAGAACGAAATCTGGGAACCTAAACCCTCACTCTATgtatttctctttttctcttcatTCTTATCAATCTTCATTCTTCCTTACTTTTCTAATAACCCTAATAGATCTTCACCTTCCCCTGATCTCCCTGGTGGTACTGTATCTTCATTAACCAAATCTTCATTTCTTCGTTTCCAAAGAAGTTTTTTGTTACTCTATTCTTTGGCTTCAGTAATTCAAGGTCTACAATCAGTGTTTGTGGAGTTTGAATATGCTTATTATGGTGTTAGTAGAGATCAAATGGTGGTTACTCTTTGTATTGGTTCTCTTGCTGCTATTCTTATTGGTACTTTCTTGGGCATGATTTCTGATATCAT AGGTCAAAAGAAAGTATGTGTGTTATTTGGAATGCTTcacatttttgttggcatttggAAGAAGTTCACAATGCACCCTAGCGCTTGGATAGTAAGCATATGTACAGCTCTTGCTTCTTCTGTATTCTCATTCAGCTTTGAGACATGGACTGTTACCGAACATGATAAG TTAGGGCATAGGCAGGATTTACTGAGCGAGACATTTTGGCTGATGACATTCTTTGAATCTGCATCTCTTATTGGAAGCCAAATGATTGGAAATTTTCTTGTTGGTATGAATCCCAAGAATGGAACCGGTTTCCCTTCAGCGGTGATTGCATTTCTTGCATTTGTGTGCATTATTTATATCGCTAGAGAATGGAAAGAGAGTTCACGAACAGCTGGCTATGGGGACTACAAGGTGGCCTTCTCGGCAGTCGTTCTTGGTG ATAAAAGAATATGGCTATTATCATGTGCGCAAGCATGTATTCATTTCTCAATCGCAGTATTTTGGATTCTTTGGGCACCAACAATAGTG GCTGATGGACGGGAGGTCAATCTAGGACTGATATACCCATGCTTGCTGGGTGCAAGAATGCTTGGAAGCACAGCAGTTCCGTGGTTCCTTAGCGGTGGGCCATCACCAGTTCGAACAGAGGATTGCCTCATTGCAGCGTTCATTATTGCAGGGTTGACCTTGTCTATAGTTGCATATGATTATCAG GAAATTGGAGTGCTAGTGACTCTATTTTGCTTGTTCCATTCCTGTGTGGGGCTAATTTTGCCTTCGCTTGCAAGATTAAGAACAAC GTATGTGCCAAATCAGTTGCGTGGGGGAATGATTAGTCTGTCTCTTGCTCCAGCAAATGCAGCAGTTCTTTTTGTTCTTATTCAG GGAGGCTACAGTCGTAACCTTGAGAATTCAACAATCATTGCTTTCGCAGCATTAGGCCTCTTCGTAGCGGCATTTTGCATGCACATGTTGAAGCGTAGTGGAAAACAACCCTACCAAAATTGGCATGATTTGTAA